A single region of the Aeromicrobium chenweiae genome encodes:
- a CDS encoding GOLPH3/VPS74 family protein, translating to MSTAEDFLLLTTDPATGRSALGSSQSDAVMGGAFLIDLVAAGRLALVGQGWRARVSVVDRTPLGDPLLQGAFARVQDRKAQTPQNMVARLGRKGRQRTYDALIAKGAVSPRQERVLGLFPVTRHDVLAVGRRDELTARVRATLLHGQAPDAEIGPLIGLLSASSLTKVVVDKPDRALAKARAKAVAEGDWASEGVRKSIQAAQGAITAAVVAASVAGGSGSS from the coding sequence ATGAGCACCGCAGAGGACTTCCTGCTGCTGACGACCGACCCCGCGACCGGCAGGTCGGCGCTCGGGTCGAGCCAGTCGGACGCCGTGATGGGCGGCGCCTTCCTCATCGACCTGGTCGCTGCCGGACGGCTCGCGCTCGTCGGTCAGGGATGGCGGGCCCGTGTGTCCGTCGTGGACCGGACCCCGCTCGGCGACCCGTTGCTGCAGGGCGCGTTCGCGAGGGTCCAGGACCGGAAGGCCCAGACCCCCCAGAACATGGTCGCGCGCCTGGGCCGCAAGGGACGCCAACGGACGTACGACGCGCTGATCGCGAAGGGCGCCGTCTCGCCCCGTCAGGAGCGGGTCCTGGGGCTGTTCCCGGTCACCCGGCACGACGTCCTCGCCGTGGGCCGGCGCGACGAGCTGACCGCCCGCGTCCGGGCCACGCTGCTGCACGGGCAGGCGCCCGACGCGGAGATCGGTCCGCTCATCGGTCTGCTCTCGGCCTCGTCGCTGACGAAGGTCGTCGTGGACAAGCCCGACCGCGCACTGGCCAAGGCTCGCGCCAAAGCCGTCGCGGAGGGCGACTGGGCCAGCGAGGGCGTGCGCAAGTCCATCCAGGCCGCCCAGGGGGCGATCACGGCCGCGGTCGTCGCGGCGTCCGTGGCCGGCGGTTCCGGCTCGAGCTGA
- a CDS encoding Ig-like domain-containing protein, with product MTLPLVSLPTSASAADAELASGPDWAVSQAPGGYLVTVDLDKKLPMVSDAPTIEVDGRSIGIATEAADGKSLSVFTTDPGVAKADDVEAGWFSKPPTGIAARLAAAANAAPLAAEAEELDANPASTGTYDITESVYNFGAQSIDLAGIGGIKGEMQGKIYLPKTGGARPTVLLLHGRHTSCSTGVTPATRWPCNPGQINVPSFAGYDGTARALASHGYAVVSIAANAINSNDNQLALDQGAQARGQLLLDTLTMLDKAGKGQSVSYFDAQTNKDVTLADALADQQPLPGLTEATQPMSPADLVGRFDLTNVGMMGHSRGGEGVTSAATLNQALDKPWGIKTILPLAPVDFARMTVPNVAMNVILPYCDGDVSNQQGQHMLDDSRYAFDDDSLRSGVWAMGANHNFFNTVWTPGVYGYSVSDDWGATSTDAVCGPRGATNIRMTAQEQYDMGTAYMAGWFRMTLGGEKQFLPMFDGSGAVPAVLNGEDVRSVSTAPSSARTTITSFESTSSLVRPVGSATATVCASAAGRTVPQALPTCTTSINTSAAPHWTPASNGGNVPATPVTKLAWTALSAGQTPSELRVGVPAKARNAGTAERLSVKIAADESVTTGTDLTLSVIDGEGATYSSKVSALNPLAVNRLPASGTSALLKKLVLQQVDVPTSALKDAGLDLSDIREVRFAAATGADATPTGAVYLSDLAFESSSVGTPAVKTEPTINVLAPTVAEGNAPGTADIAVYLDKKASSSVTGYVSTLGSATGRGGITMEKVTFAPGETCKVVSSPILGDKLPSTTDSTVIKTSVINTSGAVMGSKALGNLVVREDDGVTGSAVALPAAGVQGDACAELAASATTGSVTVSDETPAPGDQVTFTASGYRSGESVAFAIGTMSLGSALADASGTVVLTATLPADAALGEAAVTAVGSGTGFTSTGSVAVLNATATTLALSPEIPEINESATLTATVTGADTAGTVEFFDGDSSLGTADVKAGSATLEVPAGFKAGEHSFTAVFGQTASAQRSESNVVGLTLTKGKSGIALILAADTSVYGTGVKGSVAVANGDGGTVTVSYGSTSVTVKLGDADTATFSLPKTLNAGTYDVKAVFNGTDKVDPSGVATAKHVVKKKATTAKTSVPGSKAKKGKNFKVTSYVRGATAGTYPTGTVKVYVKKPGGSYVLKRTLTLSASSKGVVSTKVKVTKKGTARIKSVYSGNGNYGKVTSPVKAVKITK from the coding sequence GTGACCCTTCCTCTGGTCTCCCTGCCCACCAGCGCGTCCGCCGCGGATGCCGAGCTCGCCTCGGGCCCGGACTGGGCGGTCTCGCAGGCCCCCGGCGGCTACCTCGTCACGGTCGACCTCGACAAGAAGCTGCCGATGGTCTCCGACGCGCCGACGATCGAGGTCGACGGCAGGTCCATCGGCATCGCGACCGAGGCGGCCGACGGCAAGAGCCTCTCGGTGTTCACGACCGATCCCGGCGTGGCCAAGGCCGATGACGTCGAGGCCGGCTGGTTCAGCAAGCCGCCCACGGGCATCGCCGCCCGTCTGGCCGCTGCCGCGAACGCCGCACCGCTCGCCGCCGAGGCCGAGGAGCTCGACGCGAACCCCGCGTCGACCGGCACGTACGACATCACCGAGTCGGTCTACAACTTCGGCGCCCAGTCCATCGACCTGGCCGGGATCGGCGGCATCAAGGGTGAGATGCAGGGCAAGATCTACCTGCCCAAGACCGGTGGAGCACGCCCGACCGTCCTGCTGCTGCACGGCCGCCACACCTCGTGCAGCACCGGCGTGACGCCCGCGACGCGCTGGCCCTGCAACCCCGGACAGATCAACGTCCCGAGCTTCGCCGGCTACGACGGCACCGCCCGCGCGCTGGCCAGCCACGGCTACGCGGTCGTCTCGATCGCCGCCAACGCGATCAACTCCAACGACAACCAGCTCGCGCTCGACCAGGGCGCCCAGGCGCGCGGGCAGCTCCTGCTCGACACGCTGACGATGCTCGACAAGGCGGGCAAGGGTCAGTCGGTCAGCTACTTCGACGCGCAGACCAACAAGGACGTCACCCTGGCCGACGCGCTGGCCGACCAGCAGCCGCTGCCGGGCCTGACGGAGGCGACGCAGCCGATGAGCCCGGCCGATCTCGTCGGTCGTTTCGACCTGACGAACGTCGGCATGATGGGCCACTCGCGCGGCGGCGAGGGCGTCACCTCGGCGGCGACCCTCAACCAGGCGCTCGACAAGCCGTGGGGCATCAAGACGATCCTGCCCCTCGCGCCGGTCGACTTCGCCCGCATGACGGTCCCGAACGTCGCGATGAACGTGATCCTGCCCTACTGCGACGGCGACGTCTCCAACCAGCAGGGCCAGCACATGCTCGACGACTCGCGCTACGCGTTCGACGACGACTCGCTGCGCAGCGGGGTGTGGGCCATGGGCGCCAACCACAACTTCTTCAACACGGTCTGGACGCCGGGCGTGTACGGCTACTCCGTCAGCGACGACTGGGGCGCGACCTCGACCGACGCCGTCTGTGGCCCCCGTGGGGCGACCAACATCCGCATGACCGCCCAGGAGCAGTACGACATGGGCACCGCGTACATGGCCGGCTGGTTCCGCATGACGCTCGGCGGCGAGAAGCAGTTCCTGCCGATGTTCGACGGCTCGGGCGCGGTCCCGGCCGTGCTGAACGGCGAGGACGTCCGCAGCGTGTCGACGGCTCCCTCGTCGGCCCGCACGACGATCACGTCGTTCGAGTCGACCAGCTCGCTGGTCCGTCCGGTCGGCTCGGCCACGGCCACGGTGTGCGCCAGCGCGGCCGGTCGTACCGTCCCGCAGGCGCTGCCCACCTGCACGACGTCCATCAACACCTCGGCGGCTCCGCACTGGACGCCGGCGAGCAACGGTGGCAACGTGCCGGCGACGCCGGTCACGAAGCTGGCGTGGACGGCCCTCAGCGCGGGGCAGACGCCCAGCGAGCTGCGGGTCGGCGTGCCGGCCAAGGCGCGCAACGCGGGCACCGCGGAGCGTCTGTCGGTCAAGATCGCTGCCGACGAGTCCGTCACGACCGGCACCGACCTGACCCTCAGCGTCATCGACGGCGAGGGCGCGACGTACAGCTCGAAGGTCTCGGCGCTCAACCCGCTGGCGGTCAACCGACTGCCCGCGTCGGGGACGTCGGCCCTGCTCAAGAAGCTCGTGCTGCAGCAGGTCGACGTGCCGACGTCCGCACTCAAGGACGCCGGTCTCGACCTGTCCGACATCCGCGAGGTGCGGTTCGCCGCGGCCACGGGTGCCGACGCGACCCCGACCGGTGCGGTCTACCTCTCGGACCTCGCGTTCGAGTCGTCCTCGGTGGGAACGCCGGCGGTCAAGACCGAGCCGACGATCAACGTCCTCGCCCCGACGGTCGCCGAGGGCAACGCCCCGGGCACCGCCGACATCGCGGTGTACCTGGACAAGAAGGCGTCGTCGTCGGTCACCGGCTACGTGTCGACCCTCGGGTCGGCCACCGGCCGCGGCGGCATCACGATGGAGAAGGTCACGTTCGCCCCGGGCGAGACCTGCAAGGTCGTCTCGTCGCCGATCCTCGGTGACAAGCTGCCGAGCACGACCGACAGCACCGTGATCAAGACGTCCGTCATCAACACCTCGGGCGCCGTCATGGGCTCCAAGGCGCTCGGCAACCTCGTGGTCCGCGAGGACGACGGCGTGACCGGCTCGGCCGTGGCACTGCCCGCGGCCGGCGTGCAGGGTGATGCGTGCGCCGAGCTCGCCGCCTCGGCGACGACCGGTTCGGTCACGGTCAGTGACGAGACGCCGGCACCGGGTGACCAGGTGACGTTCACGGCCTCGGGCTACCGCTCGGGCGAGTCCGTGGCCTTCGCCATCGGCACCATGAGCCTCGGCTCGGCGCTGGCCGACGCGAGCGGCACGGTCGTCCTCACGGCGACGCTGCCGGCGGACGCGGCGCTCGGCGAGGCGGCCGTCACGGCGGTCGGCTCGGGCACCGGGTTCACCTCCACGGGCTCGGTCGCGGTGCTCAACGCCACGGCGACGACGCTCGCGCTGTCCCCGGAGATCCCGGAGATCAACGAGAGCGCCACGCTGACCGCGACCGTCACGGGCGCCGACACGGCTGGGACCGTCGAGTTCTTCGACGGCGACTCGTCGCTCGGCACCGCGGACGTCAAGGCCGGCTCGGCCACCCTCGAGGTCCCCGCGGGCTTCAAGGCCGGCGAGCACTCCTTCACCGCGGTCTTCGGCCAGACGGCCTCGGCCCAGCGGTCGGAGTCCAACGTCGTCGGCCTCACGCTGACGAAGGGCAAGTCGGGCATCGCCCTGATCCTCGCCGCGGACACCTCGGTGTACGGCACGGGTGTCAAGGGCTCGGTGGCGGTCGCGAACGGTGACGGCGGGACGGTCACCGTCTCGTACGGCAGCACGTCGGTCACGGTGAAGCTGGGCGACGCCGACACGGCGACGTTCTCGCTGCCGAAGACGCTGAACGCCGGGACGTACGACGTCAAGGCGGTCTTCAACGGCACCGACAAGGTCGATCCGAGCGGTGTCGCCACGGCGAAGCACGTCGTGAAGAAGAAGGCCACGACGGCCAAGACCTCGGTCCCGGGCAGCAAGGCCAAGAAGGGCAAGAACTTCAAGGTCACGTCGTACGTCCGTGGCGCGACGGCGGGCACCTACCCGACCGGCACGGTCAAGGTCTACGTCAAGAAGCCCGGCGGCTCCTACGTCCTGAAGCGCACGCTGACCCTGTCGGCGTCGAGCAAGGGTGTCGTGAGCACGAAGGTCAAGGTGACCAAGAAGGGCACCGCGCGGATCAAGTCGGTCTACTCCGGCAACGGCAACTACGGCAAGGTCACCAGCCCCGTCAAGGCGGTGAAGATCACCAAGTAG
- a CDS encoding NUDIX hydrolase family protein — MSVRTPDPNPGWLPDFALDETRARVPILYVEAVPVRVDANGNVEHIGILLRGSSTTGTMTRTLVSGRVLHGEAVRDALLRNLEKDLGPTAFPQLPTSIVPFTVAEYLPFPGVSALHDPRQHAVSLAYVVAVTGECDPRQDALELTWLTPEEAARPDVLADMEGGRGVLLKQALAHVGALR, encoded by the coding sequence ATGTCCGTGCGCACTCCTGACCCGAATCCCGGCTGGCTCCCCGACTTCGCCCTCGACGAGACGCGTGCGCGGGTGCCGATCCTGTACGTCGAGGCCGTCCCGGTGCGCGTCGACGCCAACGGCAACGTCGAGCACATCGGCATCCTGCTGCGCGGCTCGTCGACGACCGGCACGATGACCCGCACCCTGGTGTCGGGTCGTGTGCTGCACGGCGAGGCGGTCCGCGACGCGCTGCTACGCAACCTCGAGAAGGATCTGGGCCCCACGGCCTTTCCGCAGCTGCCGACCTCGATCGTGCCGTTCACGGTCGCGGAGTACCTCCCCTTCCCCGGCGTGTCCGCGCTGCACGATCCCCGCCAGCACGCGGTCTCACTGGCGTACGTCGTCGCCGTGACCGGTGAGTGCGACCCGCGCCAGGACGCCCTCGAGCTCACGTGGCTCACGCCCGAGGAGGCCGCGCGCCCCGACGTGCTGGCCGACATGGAGGGCGGCCGCGGCGTGCTGCTCAAGCAGGCCCTCGCCCACGTGGGCGCTCTGCGCTGA
- a CDS encoding MFS transporter, which produces MPGTVARTPDRWLMLGVSMLGQVAGTIFVNGAPFLIPYLHLERGLSLPQAGVIAAAPFAGVMATLVLWGVVVDRIGERASMAAGLAIVTVGAAGAAFSSSLTALGFWFVLGGIGAGSTNSASGRIVVGWFPAHRRGLAMGIRQTALPLGVGAAALLVPNTVSAGGLRPTLLVTAAICAAATVLSALLIVDPPRPTRAEAAGSGQLENPYRRDHRLTRIHLASALLVVPQFTVWTYMLVWLIDDKGWSTLAASALVAATQLLGAAGRIMAGWWSDRVGSRLGPMRIVAIAAAATMLALGLLSGTPLGIALIIIATTVTVADNGLAFTSVAEIGGPYWSGRAMGLQNTGQYIVSAAVPPVIGALISGHGYAVAFAAVALCPLVAIPLVPVRNERGSARV; this is translated from the coding sequence ATGCCGGGGACTGTGGCGCGTACGCCGGATCGCTGGCTCATGCTCGGCGTCTCGATGCTCGGGCAAGTCGCGGGCACGATCTTCGTCAACGGCGCGCCGTTCCTCATCCCGTACCTGCACCTCGAGCGGGGGCTGAGCCTCCCGCAGGCGGGTGTCATCGCGGCGGCCCCGTTCGCGGGCGTCATGGCGACCCTCGTCCTGTGGGGCGTGGTGGTCGACCGGATCGGTGAGCGCGCGAGCATGGCCGCGGGGCTCGCGATCGTCACGGTCGGCGCGGCGGGGGCCGCGTTCAGCTCGTCGCTGACCGCCCTCGGCTTCTGGTTCGTCCTCGGGGGCATCGGGGCGGGCAGCACCAACTCCGCGAGCGGCCGCATCGTGGTGGGCTGGTTCCCCGCGCACCGCCGGGGACTCGCGATGGGCATCCGGCAGACCGCCCTGCCCCTCGGGGTCGGCGCCGCGGCGCTGCTGGTGCCCAACACCGTCTCGGCGGGAGGACTGCGCCCGACCCTCCTCGTCACCGCCGCGATCTGCGCCGCGGCGACGGTGCTGTCCGCGCTGCTGATCGTCGACCCGCCGCGCCCGACCCGCGCCGAGGCCGCCGGCAGCGGACAGCTCGAGAACCCGTACCGCCGCGACCACCGCCTGACCCGCATCCACCTGGCCTCGGCCCTGCTCGTCGTCCCGCAGTTCACCGTCTGGACCTACATGCTGGTCTGGCTGATCGACGACAAGGGCTGGTCGACGCTGGCCGCGAGCGCCCTCGTGGCCGCGACCCAGCTGCTCGGTGCCGCCGGGCGCATCATGGCCGGCTGGTGGTCCGACCGGGTCGGCAGCCGGCTCGGTCCCATGCGCATCGTGGCGATCGCCGCAGCAGCCACGATGCTGGCCCTGGGCCTGCTGTCCGGCACTCCGCTCGGCATCGCGCTCATCATCATCGCGACCACCGTCACGGTCGCCGACAACGGTTTGGCCTTCACGTCGGTGGCCGAGATCGGCGGACCGTACTGGTCGGGTCGCGCGATGGGCCTGCAGAACACCGGCCAGTACATCGTGTCCGCCGCGGTGCCTCCGGTCATCGGCGCGCTCATCTCCGGTCACGGCTACGCGGTCGCGTTCGCCGCCGTCGCGCTGTGCCCGCTCGTCGCGATCCCCCTCGTCCCGGTGCGAAACGAGCGCGGATCCGCGCGCGTGTGA
- a CDS encoding heterodisulfide reductase-related iron-sulfur binding cluster translates to MQIVAIVVSLVVTAVALPLITKAVRDMLKVIRTGRPLVGRRDRPGKRTTNMLVETFGHTRMFQKRAVAVAHWFVYAAFIFLSTAVLQGYFQLFNPDFAWPIFGHWYPYEWAAEALGLLSTIGILYLIFVRQRNHPRSRGRKSRFFGSTFWQAYFVEAMAMLEGAAILFIRGAEYKLIELHHGGEHGGRDHFPISSYVGDALYPDSEQGLKNVIFFVAMFKITLAMVWLMVIARNLTMGVAWHRFTAWPNIWFKRKADGGTSLGALPPIYVKDKPLDLEAMEDLDEEDFEKLGVGKLEDFSWKGILDFTTCTECGRCQEQCPAWATEKPLSPKLLVLGLREHAYAKAPLLALSEDEQSKLSDEQKRELERPLIGDESVYGVIDPDVLWSCTNCGACVQQCPVDIEHVDHIDDMRRFQVLVESNFPAELNNIFKGLERKGNPWGMNPKGRMDWAKDLDFEVKQVGVEVEDLDEVEWLFWVGCAGAFEDRAKKTTQAVAELLDMAGVTFAVLGDGETCNGDPARRAGNEIVFQQLAMQNVEVFKETKVKKVVSTCAHCFNTLKNEYKEFGVELEVVHHTQLLNRLVREGKLKPVPPVKGEEKKKITYHDPCFLGRHNQVYEAPRELLNVIPGAEFTEMPRNSEKSFCCGAGGARMWMEETIGSRINVNRTEEAIATGADQIAVGCPFCRVMLSDGLTLKQSEGAAREEVEVLDIAQMLLAGVKRAPAPEPTEDDTTSVVHEAEAATAAAAAGGDGPSDEDVAKATEAEPSAEDKADDSLSETAEVGAAARATEDGDPGDKQTTDVDELHEPADSDGTTDQQVAADSNVKLDEQGGGHADESAAPTEPRNADARDIQQPDSSSGESAAEEPAATAAEPAAEVSTDPASQKEEAAWANVGPVNTDLTPSDDAPAATSTDPEPTPEEPAPAPGPTEEQEPVEEDAREEEAETVTDEASAESDDREASEKEKAAWANVGPVNTDLTPSDDAPAATSTESEPTPEEPAPAPGPTEEQEPVEEDAREEEAETLDDEVAQPAPTSQVDAPSEVTAVEDGETTADPVSEDVAELSDANPSGKDLTETATQLSLDYAEDERDDDAKS, encoded by the coding sequence ATGCAGATCGTCGCGATCGTTGTGTCGCTCGTTGTCACCGCGGTGGCGCTGCCACTGATCACCAAGGCGGTGCGCGACATGCTGAAGGTGATCCGCACCGGTCGTCCGCTCGTCGGACGCCGTGATCGGCCCGGCAAGCGCACCACCAACATGCTCGTCGAGACGTTTGGGCACACCCGGATGTTCCAGAAGCGGGCCGTCGCGGTGGCGCACTGGTTCGTGTACGCCGCGTTCATCTTCCTCAGCACCGCGGTGCTCCAGGGCTACTTCCAGCTGTTCAACCCTGACTTCGCGTGGCCGATCTTCGGCCACTGGTACCCGTACGAGTGGGCCGCCGAGGCGCTGGGTCTCCTCAGCACGATCGGCATCCTCTACCTGATCTTCGTGCGCCAACGGAACCACCCGCGCTCGCGCGGCCGCAAGAGCCGCTTCTTCGGCTCGACGTTCTGGCAGGCGTACTTCGTCGAGGCCATGGCGATGCTCGAGGGCGCCGCGATCTTGTTCATCCGCGGCGCGGAGTACAAGCTGATCGAGCTTCACCACGGCGGCGAGCACGGCGGACGGGACCACTTCCCGATCAGCTCGTACGTCGGCGACGCCCTGTACCCGGACTCCGAGCAGGGCCTGAAGAACGTCATCTTCTTCGTCGCGATGTTCAAGATCACCCTCGCGATGGTCTGGCTCATGGTCATCGCCCGCAACCTCACGATGGGTGTGGCCTGGCACCGGTTCACGGCGTGGCCGAACATCTGGTTCAAGCGCAAGGCCGACGGCGGCACCTCGCTGGGCGCGCTGCCCCCGATCTACGTCAAGGACAAGCCCCTCGACCTCGAGGCGATGGAGGACCTGGACGAGGAGGACTTCGAGAAGCTCGGTGTGGGCAAGCTCGAGGACTTCTCGTGGAAGGGCATCCTCGACTTCACGACGTGCACCGAGTGCGGCCGCTGCCAGGAGCAGTGCCCCGCCTGGGCCACCGAGAAGCCGCTGTCCCCGAAGCTGCTGGTCCTCGGCCTGCGCGAGCACGCGTACGCCAAGGCGCCCCTCCTCGCCCTGTCCGAGGACGAGCAGAGCAAGCTCTCGGACGAGCAGAAGCGTGAGCTCGAGCGTCCGCTCATCGGCGACGAGTCGGTCTACGGCGTCATCGACCCGGACGTCCTGTGGTCGTGCACGAACTGCGGCGCCTGTGTGCAGCAGTGCCCCGTCGACATCGAGCACGTCGACCACATCGACGACATGCGCCGGTTCCAGGTGCTCGTCGAGTCCAACTTCCCGGCCGAGCTGAACAACATCTTCAAGGGCCTGGAGCGCAAGGGGAACCCGTGGGGCATGAACCCCAAGGGCCGCATGGACTGGGCCAAGGACCTCGACTTCGAGGTCAAGCAGGTCGGCGTCGAGGTCGAGGACCTCGACGAGGTCGAGTGGCTGTTCTGGGTCGGCTGCGCCGGCGCGTTCGAGGACCGTGCGAAGAAGACGACGCAGGCCGTCGCCGAGCTGCTCGACATGGCGGGCGTGACGTTCGCGGTGCTGGGTGACGGCGAGACCTGCAACGGCGACCCGGCACGTCGGGCCGGCAACGAGATCGTGTTCCAGCAGCTCGCGATGCAGAACGTGGAGGTGTTCAAGGAGACCAAGGTCAAGAAGGTCGTCTCCACCTGCGCCCACTGCTTCAACACGCTGAAGAACGAGTACAAGGAGTTCGGCGTCGAGCTCGAGGTCGTCCACCACACGCAGCTGCTCAACCGCCTCGTGCGCGAGGGCAAGCTCAAGCCGGTCCCGCCCGTCAAGGGCGAGGAGAAGAAGAAGATCACGTACCACGACCCGTGCTTCCTCGGTCGTCACAACCAGGTCTACGAGGCGCCTCGCGAGCTGCTCAACGTCATCCCCGGCGCCGAGTTCACCGAGATGCCCCGCAACTCCGAGAAGTCCTTCTGCTGCGGCGCCGGCGGCGCCCGCATGTGGATGGAGGAGACCATCGGCTCGCGCATCAACGTCAACCGCACCGAGGAGGCCATCGCCACCGGCGCTGACCAGATCGCGGTCGGCTGCCCGTTCTGCCGCGTGATGCTGTCGGACGGCCTGACCCTCAAGCAGTCCGAGGGCGCAGCCCGCGAGGAGGTCGAGGTCCTCGACATCGCGCAGATGCTGCTGGCCGGCGTGAAGCGCGCACCGGCACCCGAGCCCACCGAGGACGACACCACGTCCGTCGTCCACGAGGCGGAGGCCGCCACCGCGGCAGCTGCCGCGGGTGGTGACGGACCGTCGGACGAGGACGTCGCCAAGGCCACCGAGGCCGAGCCGAGTGCCGAGGACAAGGCCGACGACTCGCTCAGCGAGACCGCCGAGGTCGGCGCCGCTGCACGGGCGACCGAGGACGGCGACCCCGGCGACAAGCAGACGACCGACGTCGACGAGCTCCACGAGCCCGCCGACTCCGACGGCACGACGGACCAGCAGGTCGCGGCCGACAGCAACGTCAAGCTCGACGAGCAGGGCGGGGGCCACGCCGACGAGTCCGCTGCGCCGACGGAGCCCCGCAACGCCGACGCCCGCGACATCCAGCAGCCGGACTCGTCCTCGGGCGAGTCGGCCGCCGAGGAGCCCGCGGCGACGGCAGCCGAGCCGGCCGCCGAGGTCAGCACCGACCCCGCCTCGCAGAAGGAGGAGGCCGCCTGGGCGAACGTCGGTCCGGTCAACACCGACCTGACGCCGTCCGACGACGCTCCCGCAGCGACCTCCACCGACCCCGAGCCCACCCCGGAGGAGCCGGCCCCCGCGCCGGGCCCCACCGAGGAGCAGGAGCCCGTGGAGGAGGACGCCCGCGAGGAGGAGGCCGAGACGGTCACCGACGAGGCATCCGCCGAGTCGGACGACCGCGAGGCCTCCGAGAAGGAGAAGGCCGCCTGGGCGAACGTCGGTCCGGTCAACACCGACCTGACGCCGTCCGACGACGCTCCCGCAGCGACCTCCACCGAGTCCGAGCCCACCCCGGAGGAGCCGGCCCCCGCGCCGGGCCCCACCGAGGAGCAGGAGCCGGTCGAGGAGGACGCCCGCGAGGAGGAGGCGGAGACGCTGGACGACGAGGTGGCGCAGCCCGCACCGACCTCCCAGGTCGACGCCCCGAGCGAGGTGACTGCGGTCGAGGACGGCGAGACCACGGCCGACCCCGTCTCCGAGGACGTCGCAGAGCTCAGTGACGCCAACCCCAGCGGGAAGGACCTCACCGAGACCGCGACGCAGCTCAGCCTGGACTACGCCGAGGACGAGCGGGACGACGACGCGAAGTCGTAG
- a CDS encoding YchJ family protein yields the protein MSPIRCPCLGGLTYAECCRPLHSGVATAQTAQQLMRSRFSAFAVGDPAYLLATWHWTTRPAQLELDPDRRWYRLDILATRAGGPFETSGVVEFEAFYRLPGGSGSQHEISRFLRESGTWFYLDGVA from the coding sequence GTGAGCCCTATCCGCTGTCCCTGTCTGGGCGGCCTGACGTACGCCGAGTGCTGCAGGCCGCTGCACTCCGGCGTGGCGACCGCGCAGACCGCACAGCAGCTGATGCGCTCACGGTTCAGCGCCTTCGCCGTGGGCGATCCGGCCTACCTGCTCGCGACCTGGCACTGGACGACCCGACCCGCACAGCTCGAGCTCGACCCGGACCGGCGCTGGTACCGCCTCGACATCCTCGCCACCCGTGCGGGAGGGCCGTTCGAGACGAGCGGCGTCGTCGAGTTCGAGGCGTTCTACCGCTTGCCGGGCGGCAGTGGCAGCCAGCACGAGATCAGCCGCTTCCTGCGTGAGTCCGGCACCTGGTTCTACCTCGACGGCGTCGCCTGA
- a CDS encoding ABC transporter permease — MSAQTLAGTLTRQDAPRATFGHTLRAEWIKLWSVRSTWWTMTALVVLGAGLTTLICLGNAEWLASSEADESAGSFITWGMMIAQVCAVIVGTLAVTSEYGTGMIRTSFAAVPHRGAVFLAKALVVCGVLLVTGTATALLGYVGGNHFLDREGIGLSLEGDVARSMYGSGLYLAALGLLSMAVGFLVRHTAAAISIVLATVFVIGNMVMLIPGELGDVITKVMPGNAASSLVAPVSFNPDALGAWTGFAVLLGEVGALCAAAWWLLRERDA, encoded by the coding sequence ATGAGCGCGCAGACCCTTGCGGGCACCCTGACCCGGCAGGACGCGCCGCGTGCGACGTTCGGCCACACGCTCCGCGCGGAGTGGATCAAGCTCTGGAGCGTCCGCTCGACGTGGTGGACGATGACCGCGCTGGTCGTCCTCGGCGCCGGGCTCACGACCCTGATCTGCCTGGGCAACGCCGAGTGGCTCGCGAGCTCGGAGGCTGACGAGTCCGCGGGTTCGTTCATCACCTGGGGCATGATGATCGCCCAGGTCTGCGCCGTGATCGTCGGGACGCTCGCGGTGACCTCCGAGTACGGCACGGGGATGATCCGCACGTCGTTCGCGGCCGTCCCGCACCGCGGAGCGGTGTTCCTGGCGAAGGCGCTGGTGGTGTGCGGCGTGCTGCTCGTGACCGGCACCGCGACGGCGCTGCTCGGCTACGTCGGCGGCAACCACTTCCTCGACCGCGAGGGCATCGGCCTCTCGCTGGAGGGCGACGTGGCCCGGTCGATGTACGGCAGCGGGCTGTACCTCGCCGCCCTGGGACTGCTCTCGATGGCGGTGGGATTCCTCGTGCGGCACACCGCGGCAGCGATCTCGATCGTCCTGGCGACGGTGTTCGTGATCGGCAACATGGTGATGCTGATCCCCGGCGAGCTCGGGGACGTGATCACGAAGGTGATGCCGGGCAATGCGGCGTCGTCGCTGGTCGCGCCGGTGTCGTTCAACCCCGACGCGCTGGGCGCCTGGACCGGCTTCGCGGTCCTGCTGGGCGAGGTGGGCGCGCTCTGCGCCGCCGCCTGGTGGCTCCTGCGCGAGCGCGACGCCTGA